The following nucleotide sequence is from Flavobacterium sp. N1736.
CCGGAGAAAAAGGTCTAATGCTTAGTTTTGGTCCCGGATTTTCGGCACAGCGCGTTTTATTGCAATGGTAAATATTAGAAAATCTATGTTTCTATGTGTTAAAATAATATACACAACGTGTTATAAAAAAACAAATTATGGAATTGAACGAAATTATAGCGCAGCTGCCTTACAGCGTACCGTTTTTATTTGTAGACGAATTGCTTCATGTTGATGAAAATGGTGCAAGAGGAACGTATACTTTTAGGGAAGATTTAGATTTTTATAAAGGTCATTTTAAAGATAATCCTGTAACGCCGGGTGTAATTTTAACCGAAACCATGGCTCAGATTGGTATGGTTTGCCTTGGCATTTTTTTGCTAAAGGATGACGTAAAGAAAGATACTGTAGTTGCTTTTACATCAGCCGATATTCAGTTTTTAAAACCTGTTTATCCAAATGAAAAAGTAACCGTAACTTCTCAAAAAACATTTTTCAGGTTTGGTAAACTAAAATGTGATGTTGTAATGAAAAACGAAGCCGGACAAGAGGTCTGCAAAGGAATTGTTGCCGGAATGATTACTACAAAATTATGAATAAACGTGTTGTGATAACAGGATTGGGTGTTGCTGCTCCAAACGGAGTTGGGATTCCTGCGTTTACTAATGCCTTAAAAAACGGATTATCGGGCATAAAACATGATACTCAATTGCAGGAATTACAATTTTCATGTCAAATAGCAGGAAAACCGGAAATATCCGAAGAACTTAAATCACAGTATTTTACAGATCTTGAATTACGCGGTTTTAATAGTACGGGTATTTTGTACGGTGTTATTGCCGGTATCGAAGCCTGGAAAAACGCCGGATTACCAATAGAAAACAATAACGAACCGGATTGGGATAACGGAACTATTTTTGGTTCGGGAACTTCGGGAATTGATAAATTTCGCGAAAGCATTTATAAAATAGACGAATTACAGGTTCGAAGATTGGGCAGTACCGTGGTGGCTCAAACCATGAACAGCGGTGTTAGTGCTTTTCTTTGCGGTAAATTGGGTCTTGGAAATCAGGTTACAACCAATTCATCGGCTTGTTCTACGGGTACAGAAGCTATTATAATGGCGTATGATCGTATTCAGTCCGGACAGGCAAAAAGAATTCTGGCAGGAAGTACCGGCGACAGCGGTCCATATATTTGGGGCGGTTTTGATGCTTTGCGCGTATGCAGTTCTAATTATAATGATAATCCGGAGCAAGGTTCGCGCCCAATGAGTGCTACTGCCGCAGGTTTTGTACCCGGAAGCGGCGCCGGAGCATTGGTTATTGAAGATTTAGAAAGTGCTCTGGAACGCGGTGCAACTATTTATGCCGAAATTTTAGGCGGTAACGTCAACTCTGGCGGACAGCGTGGCAGCGGAAGTATGACGGCACCAAACAGCGATGCTGTACAGCGATGTATTACTGCTGCAATTGCAAATGCAGGTATTTCGGCAAATGATATTGATGCTATAAACGGACATCTTACGGCTACAACAAAGGATGGTCTGGAAATCGAAAACTGGACAAAAGCGCTAAACAGAAACGGAAATAATTTTCCATACATCAATTCTCTAAAAAGTATGACGGGACATTGTCTGAGCGCTGCGGGAAGTATCGAAAGTGTCGCTTCGGTTTTACAGCTTCATGAAGGTTTTTTGTTTGGAAACACAAATTGCGAAGATCTTCATCCTGAAATTACCGCACTAATTGATACTTCAAAAGTGCCATTAAAAACCCTATATACAAATCCTAAAATAATCGCGAAGGCAAGTTTTGGTTTTGGTGATGTAAACGCTTGTATAGTATTTAAAAAATATGAAAACTAACCAATTAAAATATGAATAAAGAAGAACTTATTGCGAAACTAAAGGAAATTATAAAACCTTATACAACAAATACAGAGGCTTACGATAATCTTACGGAAGAAACTGATTTTATTAATGATCTTAGTATTAATTCAGCCAATTTGGTTGACATTGTGCTTGATATTGAAGAAGCTTTTGATGTGGTAATTGACAACACGGATATGGAACGTATGCTTGATGTAAAAACTGCGGTGGAAATTATAGAAACCAAACTCGCCGCAAAATGATAGGCAATGATGTGATCGATATTCTACAATCACGTCATGAAAGTAATTGGCAGCGAAAAGGTTTTATAGAAAAACTGTTTACAATTGATGAACAGTTACTTATAACAAATAGTGCTGAACCTGAAATGATGGTTTGGACGCTCTGGAGCATGAAAGAAGCTGCTTATAAAGTGCATAACAGGCAGACAAAAATCAGGGAATATATTCCTAAAAAACTGGTTTGCAATATAACTTCGCAATTCAGTAATTCTATTTCAGGTCAGGTAATTTGTGGTGAAAATGTCTATTTCACAAAAACAGTTATTTCTAAAGAAACAATTCATACGATTGCTGTTTGTAGTTTATCTGATTTACAGCATGTGATTGAAATTGAAAACAAAGGAATTATCAAAGACAAAAATGGTATTCCTTATTTATCGAATATGGTTTCAAACACCTTTCAGGATGTTTCGGTAAGTCATCACGGAAGATTTGAAAAAGTTGTTACGCTCCAATAAAGAGAGAATTAAGTATTATTTGTAAATATAAAAAGCCCATTCCTTTCGGTTTGGGCTTTATTTGTCTTACAACCTGATTTATTTTGTTTTTAATTACTTAGAACAGCTTTTAGTTCAATATACTTATCCAGATTTTTAAAATCATGTCCTTTTTCCTTCATCGATTTAATAAAGGCCGGCGTCGCTCCGGTTGCTTTTGCTCCAACAACATCATCGAGATTCAAATCATTAAAACCCAAATCTTTATATTGCTGAACTAAATCTGCCGTGATATTCTGTGATTTCATCGCCACCAAATCGTTTGCTTTTATATCCTTATATCCTGCTTTTATAAAATTGTTTACATATTCAGGTGTTACATTTAAGGATTTCATAGCAATCAAATCGTCTGTTTTGATATTTTTAAATCCTGCTTTTTGAAAATCTTCTATATATTCAGGAGTAACATTTAGAGATTTCATCGCGATCAAATCACTGTTTGAAATATTTGTATACCCTAATTTTTTAAAGGAATCAATAAATGCCTGATCAATATTCAAAGATTTAAACGCCATGATATCATCATCTGAATCATCATTTTTGGAGCCATCAGCATTAGTAGAATTTCGGACATCGGCGATATATTTTCCATCAATGCCCTGAGATTTTAATGCAATAATATTGTCCGGACTAACATTTTTATATCCTGACTTGCGAATTTCTTCAATAAAAGCGGCGTCAATTCCCAATGATCGAAAAGGAACCAAATTCTCTAAATCAATATCTTGCATAGCCTTTTTGATCGAAGTAATATAAGCTTCATTTACATCTAAAGCTGCAAGCGGAATAAGCTGGTCTTTGTCTAACTTATTGTAACCGTTTTTCTTGAGCATTTGTACATACGATTGTTTCAGGTTCACCATAAAGAAAACCATAACATCTGTATCTGTAATATCAACTCCTTCTTTGCGCATTGCGGCGCTGTAAGCTGTATTGCCGATAAATTTAT
It contains:
- a CDS encoding 3-hydroxyacyl-ACP dehydratase FabZ family protein; translation: MELNEIIAQLPYSVPFLFVDELLHVDENGARGTYTFREDLDFYKGHFKDNPVTPGVILTETMAQIGMVCLGIFLLKDDVKKDTVVAFTSADIQFLKPVYPNEKVTVTSQKTFFRFGKLKCDVVMKNEAGQEVCKGIVAGMITTKL
- a CDS encoding beta-ketoacyl-[acyl-carrier-protein] synthase family protein, encoding MNKRVVITGLGVAAPNGVGIPAFTNALKNGLSGIKHDTQLQELQFSCQIAGKPEISEELKSQYFTDLELRGFNSTGILYGVIAGIEAWKNAGLPIENNNEPDWDNGTIFGSGTSGIDKFRESIYKIDELQVRRLGSTVVAQTMNSGVSAFLCGKLGLGNQVTTNSSACSTGTEAIIMAYDRIQSGQAKRILAGSTGDSGPYIWGGFDALRVCSSNYNDNPEQGSRPMSATAAGFVPGSGAGALVIEDLESALERGATIYAEILGGNVNSGGQRGSGSMTAPNSDAVQRCITAAIANAGISANDIDAINGHLTATTKDGLEIENWTKALNRNGNNFPYINSLKSMTGHCLSAAGSIESVASVLQLHEGFLFGNTNCEDLHPEITALIDTSKVPLKTLYTNPKIIAKASFGFGDVNACIVFKKYEN
- a CDS encoding acyl carrier protein; this translates as MNKEELIAKLKEIIKPYTTNTEAYDNLTEETDFINDLSINSANLVDIVLDIEEAFDVVIDNTDMERMLDVKTAVEIIETKLAAK
- a CDS encoding 4'-phosphopantetheinyl transferase superfamily protein, translating into MIGNDVIDILQSRHESNWQRKGFIEKLFTIDEQLLITNSAEPEMMVWTLWSMKEAAYKVHNRQTKIREYIPKKLVCNITSQFSNSISGQVICGENVYFTKTVISKETIHTIAVCSLSDLQHVIEIENKGIIKDKNGIPYLSNMVSNTFQDVSVSHHGRFEKVVTLQ